Sequence from the Methanobacterium alkalithermotolerans genome:
GCATCTGCTTTTTAAGAATTCTACGGTACTTTCCGTATTTATCCTCAGGAGAGTATTTAGCCGGGAAAATTACTCCCACCTCACCCCCACAATGAGGACAGATGTCCTGTAATGTGTATTTAAAACAGGACTTACATTTTTTCATTTTCATTTTTATTCCAGTTCTCGATAGAAAGTACCTTCACCTTCAGAAGATTCCACCACTTCTATACATTTTTGGGCTGCTTTTTTAAGGTTCTTTTCAGCCTGAATATAGTCTGTGGAAGTAACTATGAGCCGGTATCTAGGAGCACCTACACACTGGATTACCACGTTATCTTCTTCTGCACTTTGTAGGGCGTTTTTAATAATATCCACACCTTCCGGGGCATAGGATTTAAGGTCAACATATCCTGTAATCTGAACTTCAGGAGGAGTGATATTTTTCTTTGCTATTTCAGCAATGGCTTTAGCCCATTCAGGATCAACACCTTCTTCAATTAAGGCATTTTCTCCTTCTTCTGCAGCTATTTCAAATCCGCCATAAATGTCACCAAATCTTTCCATGAGTAAATAACCCACTTCATCATAGGATGCATCCAGATCTTTATCCATGCCTTTACCAACCAGTTCCAGGAACTTCTCCGCTTTTTGTTCTATTTTCCAGGACTGGATTTTTTTGGTTCTCTGATCCTCACGGATCCGTTTCATGGACACATCCACATGTCCCTTTCTAGGGTTTACCCTTAAAACACGAGCCACAATTTTCTGGTTTTCTCTGACATAATCCCTAATATTCTTTACCCATCCTGAGGAAACCTCTGAAATATGGATAAATGCCTCTTTGCCCTGATATTCTTCAAGGCTGGCAAAAGCACCGTAGTTTAGAACTTTGTGTACAGTTCCTACAATGAGTTCACCTTCATCAGGCCATTGATTTTTTCTTCTTACCATGGGAAACACCTAAAATAAAATAAAAAATGAATTAAAAAAAAATTAATCCAAAACTTCTACAATTTGAGCAGTAATCTGTGACTTTCCACCCTGGGGTTTTACCAGAGTTTTTCCACAGATAATGCACTGAACAACAGAAGCCGCCTTATCGAATACTACCTGCTGATTTCCACAGTCCATGCATTTTACTCTAAGAAAATTACTCTTTTTATTGGAAAAAACTGCCATATTAACACCTATCTAGCTATAAATTCCACTTTTCCAGGTCGGAAAGTGTGTTTTTTGATATGTGATTTACCACATTCTTTACACTTGAATCTCAAGTCCAGCTTTTTTACTGGTTTATTACCAGAAGGAAGTGGACGAGGATATCCCCGGTAACCGCTGGTTACCCTTCTGAATTGCCGTTGTCCCCATTTAAGCTCACTGGCTTTCCTTTTTTTTGATACTAAAACTTCATGAGCAGTATGTTTCTTGCAACTTGGACAGTAAGTTCTCCTTTCTTTAGGAATCTTCATATAATCACCTCTATTGTAAAAATAAATCCACATCATGAATTTGATCTGAATTCTATAAAATGGTCAATCCCCTACCCCGGGGTAGAAAAGATATATTATATCTGTTTATAATTAGAATCTCTATTTATATGTTTGGATTAAAGGGGGTTTCCCCTTAAATCAAAAAAAAATGCAAAGTAAATGCAGACTCAATTGAACATCAAAATTTCAATAAAAATTTTATTTGAGTCAAAAAGTTATGAACGTATAAATCTACCCTTCCTGGTCTTCAGGAGTATTTGAGCATTGGGTTCAGGTAATATGATTACATCTTGAGGATAAAATGGGCCATAAACTTTCTGATCTACCCCTAAAATT
This genomic interval carries:
- a CDS encoding 30S ribosomal protein S27e, giving the protein MAVFSNKKSNFLRVKCMDCGNQQVVFDKAASVVQCIICGKTLVKPQGGKSQITAQIVEVLD
- a CDS encoding 50S ribosomal protein L44e, encoding MKIPKERRTYCPSCKKHTAHEVLVSKKRKASELKWGQRQFRRVTSGYRGYPRPLPSGNKPVKKLDLRFKCKECGKSHIKKHTFRPGKVEFIAR
- a CDS encoding RNA-protein complex protein Nop10, encoding MKMKMKKCKSCFKYTLQDICPHCGGEVGVIFPAKYSPEDKYGKYRRILKKQMLKKE
- a CDS encoding translation initiation factor IF-2 subunit alpha, with the translated sequence MVRRKNQWPDEGELIVGTVHKVLNYGAFASLEEYQGKEAFIHISEVSSGWVKNIRDYVRENQKIVARVLRVNPRKGHVDVSMKRIREDQRTKKIQSWKIEQKAEKFLELVGKGMDKDLDASYDEVGYLLMERFGDIYGGFEIAAEEGENALIEEGVDPEWAKAIAEIAKKNITPPEVQITGYVDLKSYAPEGVDIIKNALQSAEEDNVVIQCVGAPRYRLIVTSTDYIQAEKNLKKAAQKCIEVVESSEGEGTFYRELE